A DNA window from Aspergillus nidulans FGSC A4 chromosome V contains the following coding sequences:
- a CDS encoding uncharacterized protein (transcript_id=CADANIAT00003074) has translation MATQAIAFDNVERKAGSQNGMPFPYDSRLEIDPCSEEIIIVNRVIRDDPSKGTMHNREPITPKLLWKSLCNYDLWPIYIIGLTFQTPMMPPQQYLTLTLRGLGDSSHHNDGPPGVYGERANELTLISVLAHPIQVGWNSRNSNTARSRTVSATMYNMCVQSSGIIASNIYREDDSPRYRRGNRALVALVTANITIYCLTKVCYVWKNKRREKKWNTMSEMQQLEYLSTTTDEGNKRLAFRLAH, from the exons atggcaacacAGGCCATAGCCTTTGACAACGTGGAAAGAAAGGCTGGTTCACAGAACGGTATGCCATTTCCTTACGATTCCCGACTAGAGATTGACCCATGCAGCGAGgaaatcatcatcgtcaaccgcGTTATCCGCGATGATCCCAGCAAAGGAACCATGCACAACCGCGAGCCCATCACTCCCAAGCTGCTCTGGAAGAGTCTCTGCAACTACGACCTCTGGCCAATTTATATCATTGGACTGACATTCCAGACCCCGATGATGCCACCACAGCAGTATCTGACGCTCACACTACGCGGGCTAGG AGATTCTTCACATCACAACGATGGTCCTCCTGGCGTATACGGCGAAAGGGCGAACGAGTTGACGCTTATATCCGTGCTCG CACACCCAATCCAAGTTGGCTGGAACTCGCGAAACTCGAATACTGCGCGTTCCCGCACCGTCTCCGCTACCATGTATAACATGTGCGTCCAATCCTCCGGCATCATCGCCTCCAACATCTACCGCGAGGACGATAGCCCGCGATACCGGCGTGGCAACCGCGCACTTGTGGCCCTTGTAACAGCGAACATTACCATCTACTGCCTGACGAAGGTCTGCTATGTCTGGAAGAACAAGCGGCGCGAGAAAAAGTGGAACACGATGAGTGAGatgcagcagctggagtaCCTGAGTACGACTACGGACGAGGGTAATAAGCGTTTGGCTTTCAGGCTTGCTCATTAG
- a CDS encoding uncharacterized protein (transcript_id=CADANIAT00003075): MEEESVTLLLQQLQELRTEMRTQKQQLPRRGITAYGRNYSYPRPRHPDVEPFTGEDPKDYPPFQMNLHTKFAIDAACYPTEEEQVYYAYSRLRGKASQRVLPWLLARQKSETPVLWAEFSAVLDKAFSDPDRQRKALVQVNTIKQGRCDFEEFLNEFDKELLNAGGINWDDNQKKALLDTAINVELLKAMVGIRQEDSYDNYYNQLREINHNLQRVARLT; the protein is encoded by the exons atggaagaagaaagtgtcacattgttgctacagcagctccaggagctccgtacggagatgcggactcagaaacaacagctcccaagaagaggaataacagcttacgggcggaactacag ctatccccgtcctcgtcacccggatgtcgaaccctttactggagaagaccctaaggactaccctcctttccagatgaaccttcaTACaaagtttgcaatcgacgccgcctgctaccctacagaggaggaacaagtttactatgcctacagccgcctgagaggaaaagccagccagcgtgtgctaccatggctcttggctcgccagaaatctgagactcctgtgctatgggcagaattctccgcggtactagacaaggccttcagtgaccctgaccgacagagaaaggctcttgtacaAGTGAATACAATAAAGCAAGGGAGatgtgactttgaagagttcttgaatgaatttgacaaagaacttcttaatgctggagggattaattgggatgataaccagaagaaggccttgttggacacagcaattaatgttgagttgctaaaagccatggttggtattaggcaggaggattcgtacgacaactactacaatcaactgcgcgaaatcaaccacaacctccagagagtggccaggcttacatGA